Genomic window (Vigna unguiculata cultivar IT97K-499-35 chromosome 10, ASM411807v1, whole genome shotgun sequence):
TGCACTATGTTCCAGTATTAGTTGATGATAATATAGTAGTTTTAGACTCTTATGCAATAATTCTGGTAAGTCTAATGCTATAGACACTGAAAATATTGAATACTCTCTACCCAATTCCACCTGAAAAACTACTAACTTTTTTAAGCTCAAGTATCTATCTTTTCAATCATTCATCTCACTGATTAGGTTTGGTATTCTGTTATTCAAATTGCCACTTTGTGTGTTTTCACTTTTACCTTTATGGATAGCATTTGGAGGAAAAATATACTCAGAAGCCACTGTTGCAAGTTGGTCCACAGCTCAGAGCTCTCAATCTTCAGGTAAAATTCAAGATGATTGATTTGTATTTCTAACGTGAATGTGTTGAATCAAGATTGATTCTAACTGATAACCCTACTGGTTTGgtatcttgtgaaggaattcaGTGAGAAAAAGCAAATCTTGTTGTGAATTCTTATGCTTAAACATCATAGAGGTTTCCAAATATTTGATAATGCTTATACTCTTATAATTGATCAACACATATTTGTGAAatcctttaaaaaaaagtaacaaaaatcTAATACAGCTAAGTATGAGACTAAAACTCATGTATGAGAAGGAGCTAGATCATGTGTTACACAATCTTTCTATAGCTTGGCTACTATCTgatgattattatattattttacaggTTGCAAGTATTGTTCACTCCAGTATACAGCCTCTTCACATGCTTTCTCTTCTGGTACATTCATTCTGATTATTTGATCTGAAATCATTGGATTCCATAATGCTCtaatattttggattttttacACACATTTTTCTACAGAAAGATATGGAGAAAAAGTTTGGTGCAGAATCAAAACCATGGGCCCAATTTACCATTAACAAAGGTTTCTCAGGTAAGCATATTCTATACTATTATTTCCTTCTCAACTTTTTCTATATCTATTCAGTTCTCTTACTTTCACTTGGACTATGTCCAGCTCTTGAAAAGCTACTGAAGGATTTTGCTGCAACATATGCCTCAGGGAACGTATCTGTATGGTATAAACTGGTTGTGCTAAAgccttctttctctttttactTACTATAATGGTTTTCTTCAACATGATTTGAAGCCTTATTTTGAATCTGTTCCTTGTTGTGTGTGGTCAATGTCAATTCCTGAAACATTTCTTGATGTCTATTTATTGAATGGAGAAAGGAAAAATTGGAAATGGAACTTTCTTTACATTTTCCTCACAGTCTGGCAGAAAAATCTCCCctccaattttaccttttaactGTTATGGTGGGTTGTATGAAACTTTCATGTTCATCTTTTTCACTTAAAGTGTTTCCTATGCTCAAATGAACAATGTGATGATCTTGCTGGAAACAGtgaaattttgtgttattttgaaCTTATACTTCCAACCCTAGAAAGGCctatatatataacaaagaaAACACTGTATTATGCAGGCTGATGTATTTTTGGTAGCAGACATAGAACAGTCAGTTGAGAGGTTTGGTGTTGATATGGTCAAGTATAGTTCTTACAATTTctcaatatatttttgtttcattatatACAAATATTGGTACACAAGCCTGAGTGGTTGAGAGTGGATATAGAATTCttctcatctcttttcttcACTTCTGCATATTATGaacattttacaatttttgtgAGTTTTTGCAGTCCAAATTCCCTACCCTGAGTAGGTTGTATGAAACATACAAAGCTTTGCCAGAGTTTCAAGCATCATCTCACCAAAGACAACATCATTCACAACCCTCGACTACTTGAGCATCTGAAATTTCTATGTTGTTTTGGTTTTGGAGTTACCATGCAAATTAAATGGTTGTCACAAGGCCTAGTTGTGTCTGCCCCACAACAGCTTCATCAGTTGAAAGTTAAAACTGGGTTTCCTTCATAAGCATTTGACAGCATTATGGTTATACTTAACTAGTGTGTATTATTATGTCCCCTCAAAACCAGCGATTGAATATTTTGGTATTTCAAATAGATCACTATGTCAAgctcaatattaaaaatacatttagatTTTTGGTTATGCAGAActatttaaagactcaacaaagatataaaaaaataatgttgctaacattttatatgaatgtgtaatataatttaatatttaactctttttaaAGTGAATACATGTGTAATATTTAACTTATTCTTACGTTAATTAAGACCATGAAGTATTCCCATTAAAGTTAGCTGTGTATGTATGATAGTATATTCATCATATATTCAGTAAATAAAGCTATATTAAGTTCTAAAACGGCAAACTTTTATAAGCCCGTCTAGCTCAGTTGGTAGAGCGCAAGGCTCTTAACCTTGTGGTCGTGGGTTCGAGCCCCACGGTGGGCGAAAATTTTGACACTTTTagatttttaactttttttaactcTTATACACTTAATCTGAAAAATGGGGAAGAGTTATTTATACAAATGCAACGAGAAgttaaataacaatttaatgTGAGGTTAAAGGATATATAGTCCAAGAAAATATACACATCAAAACTTTCAATgacctttttattatttttataaattacgCACTAGGAAGCTGCAAACAAGAAGCTggaatcaaatttgaaaataagcTGAACTTGGAGTGTAAAATAACTTCTTAAAAAGTGTATATCTAAGGACAATGCTCAAGGACTGTTCAAAACTAGCCTAAACTCTTTGCTTCACCAAACTTCAAATTTGGCACATTAGCAACTAAAACTCACTACAAAATTGTTAGCCAATAAATTCAGCATGATACATGACTAATGAAGCACACATTAAATCCCTACAATTTCACTAACGTAATTTCTAACATTTTCTCAGCGAAACTATACGACTTCCACAAAAGCATGTCAAAGAGGATGAAAGAATATCAGTATTTCTGAAGCATCACTTGTGCAAATTAGTCCAGCCATGTGCTTGACCATGCTACTGCAATTAGTGTGCTGAGGTAGTTGATGGAGCTGCCCACCATTTTCTTGTTCACCAATGTTGTGGCTAAAACTGAGATGCATTCTTTTCCTGCCGAATgcaaccaaaataaaaataaataaattgatatgATAGATTGAGGATGCAATCCAGACACTAAAACAACTCAACCTCTCACCCAAACACATTCACAACAGCCAAACATGTTGGTCCTCCTcccaaaattatatatcaaattcttcatgaaatttctcaaaatatttttttaatcttctaaattcttcatgaaatttctcaaattatatttttaatcttccaATGCTACTGtaaacaagaaaaacatatatgtAACAGATTTGGCAAAATTACACTTGATATAGGAAGTACATAGTAACTTGGATTACACAAACAATTGAATAAATGCACATTTTACCTTCAATGTTGAGCAATTATGATAGCCCTTTagattttactttctttttcctAGAACTTTTATGCTGAGGGCCTTTTTGTGTCCCCATGAGCAATTCGTTATGCATTTGTAGCCATAACTCTTCAAAGTGCTTGTGAAAACTATGCTGAAACCAATCCAAAATTTCTGCAAATAGTTCCCTAGGATTCTCCTTCCACACCATTCTTAGCACAGCAGAGCTATCAATCAGCCTGCTTTTTAACTTGCTTAAAAGATTTCCCACCCTTTTCTGACCAAATGCTTCTTTCTTCATGATACTTTCAGGGGGAGCCGACATATATTTTCGAACAGATTTTAAACAGGGACACACCTGGCCTTCAAGCAAAGCATAGGCAAACACTTGCACCCGATCTTCATCATTGCTAATGGGCAATGAATGCATTGGAAGCTTCCAAGAGAAACGGCCAAAGGCTGGGGTTACCCAACATTTTACTTGGTCAGTCTGGGCATCATAGTAAGATCTAGGATCCTTCAGGGGAGCTGAGAAGACGCATGAGGACTTAGGATCCTTTTTGACCGCGTAGTTCTCGAGTTTcactgtgatgaccatggggtcgtcctgCTGGTGGTCGACACCAAGGAAATCATCGTCCGTAAAGGTAatgggaggcatgcggcgtTTGTGGTGAGAGTGTGATAATGGACTGGAGTTGGCGGAGATATTTCTTTCTAGCTAAGGAGGTGGATCCACTGCTAGCAAAGCCTCTAAAGATGGTGTTAATCGTGTCGCGTAGTGGGGATCAGACGAGGTGATATCAGTGCGGGCAGGTTGTGGGTCTTGGCTAGTTGGTTAGGTTGAGTGTCAGTCGTGGCGAGTACTGCAGGGGGATATCTATGATCAGATCGTGATATATGTGAGTGTTCGtctctgcggatgaagcggGGGAAATGGCCGACACAAaccaattcttttattttatcttggaGTGCCTTGCATTCGTCTGTGGTATGACCATTGTTTCTGTGGTAGCGGCAGTACTTGGTCATGTCTGCGTTGGGAGGGTTGGATGTTTTACAAggtggtgggatgaggtcgACATGGAGGGCTTCGTCCATAAGGCGGGACTGGGGGACACTTAGAGgcgcgtatctggtgaagcgtgGTTGTCTGGGCTCTCTGGGTCTGGAGTCAGGTCGTGAGGGTGGTTTATCGTGGGCAGCGGTTGAGGGTGTGTAATCATTGTAGAACTTGGTGTGGAGGGTCTGCATCTCTTCCATGCGGATGTAGTCTGCCGCACGGGGTTTAAGTTCGTGGATGGTTGCGGGGGAGGGGGGGAGGTAGACGTTATTAGCGAACGATCCTGGTTTAAGGGTGAGGGCCATACATTGCAGTATCATTTCTTTGTTGAGGTGGGGTGTGTGGAGGGcggctttactgaagcgatcgatgaagGCTCGCAGCGTCTCGTCTTGTTCTTATCTGACGCCAAGGAGGGAAAAAgtggtggtttgatgtgggcgaCTACTAGCGAAATGGGTAgtgaacatgtgggagagggtgtCAAAACAGTCTATGGAGTATGATGGAAGGGTACTGAACCATTCGAGggtagggcctttgagggtggtggggaaagctttgcagaagacgACGTCATGGGATGTATAAAGGGCGACATGGGTTATGTATATCTTGAGGTGCTCGTTAGGGTCGGTTTCGCCCGTATAACGGTACAATGTGAAGGGTTCCCATTGGGCAGGGAGAGTGGTGTTGGTGATGGCATCAGTGAAAGGGTGGCGACGCCTCGGTCGTTGGGGTGGTAACGGGTGTGGTGGAATGGGGTGGTGGACGAGGGTAGGGAAAGTACTGGTGAAGTTGTGCGGTGGGATGAGTAGTGGGAAGGGTGGAAGCAGTGGTAGATACTGCGGTGTGTCTAGGGAGGGTGGGATGGATGTGTGTGTGATGGGTAGAGATGATGGGTGTCtgttgagtggtggtgaagttgtgcggggtaggattgtactcgctTTCTTCCTCACTGGGCTGGTAAACTGGAGACTTGGGGGATTTTGACGCTTCCCTGGCTTTCCCCTTCTAGGTGGGGTCAGCCTCGATCTTCTCCTCAGCCGGGAGTTTTCTTGCCTGAGTGCCTCCATTTCATCAGCACTACGCTTCCTCAGATCAGTGagctcctgttgcatcttgACTTAACCTTcaaggatggcggccaagtccgGGGTGGCTTTAGCAGGCGTTGTGGGACCTGCTTCAGGTTGCTTTGTGACTCCAACTTTGTTGCGAGTGGAAACCATCGTCGATAGTGTGCGGGCTGATACATAAGGTGTTACTTcatgccccacggtgggcgccaattgttcctacggagaacaaataagagaagtCAGACACAAAcatcaccttacctcaatccgcaaTCTCTCTAGTTGGCTTCTCCTCAGCTCGCGCTTGCCATATGTATCACGACTTGGACCCGTGGGGGGTTACCTTCGGAGAGGGCTCTGACAATCAAGTCAGCTAAAAaactctcagaaagtcaaatctcgtgattaagggattaatgaatgcgtacctttaattgctggggtccatgcgtatttatagtctattaattatgtttggcctTGTCATGGGCTGGGTTATTTCTTGGGTCGTAGGTAGGCCTAGGCCCCCTTAATTCAATGATAGTTGGTCTTAGGGGTTTTGTCTTAATATTCTAAGTCTGGAATGGCCAGCAGATGTCGTCCTGTCCTCTGAAGTAGGCGGCCTAGGTCGCTTATGCTTGTCCGTTGATTCATTTGATAACTGTTTCCATACTTGCGGGCTATATAGGCGGATTTTACCGTATAGTCGTGTTGGGCCGCCTAGAtgcagtacaccagtcccccaacctttatCGATGGAGATACAACGACAAAGGATGAGAAGTATGAACAATTTTGTTGGACTGCTTAGGTGCAATAcaaaatctattaaaataattaataacgattggtataaatatatatatatatatatatatatatatatatatatatactgttttttttaatttttttgttactttaatttttaattatatttttaaacgtgttaaattcaatttagtctAGATTCACggttgaatattaaaaaaaattaaatttaagttgtATAATAAACGTGTAAATAAGATTTATACTGATAATTTCCATGAtaatattcttcttcttttatttttagcaatatttgaaaataaattatctcCTAGCGTGTGTTCATTTTCAGCCACAAAAATCTCACAAATAAAGAATTGCAACGATAGTTCCAAAATCGATGGAGTAAACTacggaaaacaaaaaaatatcatctTCATCTTTCCGCCCATACATGCAAGTAAAagtttttttctactttttataataaattgtatttaaaaactatcttataatcaattaaacaaataaatataattaattaaaataaaataaaatacatcaccgTGACTATATCACCGTCATTTAGGTTgagaatccagctgatatgttgaccaagactgtcacaacaactaagttgaggctttgcattgcctcaactggccttcgagaagattgatgatgaaggcactacactaggtggtaatgtaaatcaaaccccaaggGGGAGAATTTctagaattatggtgcttgatttagtcccacatcacttagaatagtgagttgtggttctctattttactatataagagactctatgtaaagctttaagatacaccaaaaatacaaatactttctagtgtagtcgtggacgtaggcatacacattgtagccgaaccacgttaaattctctgtgtctatataagaataaagacccataaacccattgccttaaggttttgggttgagagtggtgtcagtgtctta
Coding sequences:
- the LOC114165049 gene encoding glutathione S-transferase 1-like isoform X1, translated to MHHFHPISSSILTAIALAHGVPALLYASKHLEEKYTQKPLLQVGPQLRALNLQVASIVHSSIQPLHMLSLLKDMEKKFGAESKPWAQFTINKGFSALEKLLKDFAATYASGNVSADVFLVADIEQSVERFGVDMVKYSSYNFSIYFCFIIYKYWYTSLSG
- the LOC114165049 gene encoding glutathione S-transferase 1-like isoform X2; translation: MHHFHPISSSILTAIALAHGVPALLYASKHLEEKYTQKPLLQVGPQLRALNLQVASIVHSSIQPLHMLSLLKDMEKKFGAESKPWAQFTINKGFSALEKLLKDFAATYASGNVSADVFLVADIEQSVERFGVDMVNPNSLP
- the LOC114165049 gene encoding glutathione S-transferase 1-like isoform X3, with protein sequence MHHFHPISSSILTAIALAHGVPALLYASKHLEEKYTQKPLLQVGPQLRALNLQVASIVHSSIQPLHMLSLLKDMEKKFGAESKPWAQFTINKGFSALEKLLKDFAATYASGNVSVWLMYFW
- the LOC114165049 gene encoding glutathione S-transferase 1-like isoform X4, giving the protein MHHFHPISSSILTAIALAHGVPALLYASKHLEEKYTQKPLLQVGPQLRALNLQVASIVHSSIQPLHMLSLLKDMEKKFGAESKPWAQFTINKGFSALEKLLKDFAATYASGNVSVCPNSLP
- the LOC114165048 gene encoding ATP-dependent RNA helicase DEAH13-like isoform X1, whose translation is MPPITFTDDDFLGVDHQQDDPMVITVKLENYAVKKDPKSSCVFSAPLKDPRSYYDAQTDQVKCWVTPAFGRFSWKLPMHSLPISNDEDRVQVFAYALLEGQVCPCLKSVRKYMSAPPESIMKKEAFGQKRVGNLLSKLKSRLIDSSAVLRMVWKENPRELFAEILDWFQHSFHKHFEELWLQMHNELLMGTQKGPQHKSSRKKKVKSKGLS